A stretch of Klebsiella sp. RIT-PI-d DNA encodes these proteins:
- the thrL gene encoding thr operon leader peptide: MIRISTTTITTITITTGNGAG; encoded by the coding sequence ATGATCCGCATCAGCACAACCACCATTACCACAATCACAATTACCACAGGTAATGGTGCGGGCTGA
- a CDS encoding tRNA/rRNA methyltransferase: protein MRLTIVLVAPARAENIGAAARAMKTMGFSELRIVDSEAHLHPAARRVAHGSTDILDNLTTYPDLSAALHDVDFTVATTARSRAKYHYYATPAELVPLLEEKAEWLTHAALVFGREDSGLTNDELALADILTGVPMVADYPSLNLGQAVMVFCYQLAPLMQQRVSHATGSDENQLNALRSRFSNLLQTLGVADDDKLADWLQQRIGLLQQRDTAMLHRLLHDIEKKLAE from the coding sequence ATGCGATTAACCATTGTACTGGTGGCTCCTGCCAGAGCCGAAAATATTGGCGCAGCGGCCCGGGCGATGAAAACGATGGGATTCAGCGAGTTACGTATCGTTGACAGCGAAGCGCACCTTCACCCTGCGGCACGTCGCGTGGCACACGGCTCTACCGATATTCTGGATAACCTGACGACGTATCCTGACCTGAGCGCGGCCCTGCACGACGTGGATTTTACGGTGGCAACCACGGCGCGAAGCCGGGCAAAATATCATTACTACGCAACGCCGGCAGAGCTTGTGCCGCTTCTGGAAGAAAAAGCTGAATGGTTAACGCACGCGGCACTGGTTTTTGGACGGGAGGATTCGGGTTTAACCAATGACGAGCTGGCGCTGGCCGACATTCTCACCGGCGTGCCGATGGTTGCGGATTATCCCTCGCTTAACCTGGGCCAGGCGGTAATGGTATTCTGTTATCAATTAGCGCCACTGATGCAACAGCGTGTTTCCCACGCTACGGGCAGCGATGAGAATCAACTGAATGCCCTGCGTTCACGTTTTTCCAATCTGCTACAGACTTTGGGGGTGGCAGACGATGACAAATTAGCCGACTGGCTACAGCAGCGGATAGGGTTATTGCAGCAGCGTGATACGGCCATGCTGCACCGTTTACTCCACGATATCGAAAAAAAGCTTGCGGAGTAA
- the arcA gene encoding two-component system response regulator ArcA, producing MQIPHILIVEDELVTRNTLKSIFEAEGYDVFEATDGAEMHQILSEYDINLVIMDINLPGKNGLLLARELREQANVALMFLTGRDNEVDKILGLEIGADDYITKPFNPRELTIRARNLLSRTMNLGSVSEERRSVESYKFNGWELDINSRSLVSPGGDQYKLPRSEFRAMLHFCENPGKIQSRAELLKKMTGRELKPHDRTVDVTIRRIRKHFESTPDTPEIIATIHGEGYRFCGDLQE from the coding sequence ATGCAGATCCCGCACATTCTGATCGTTGAAGACGAGTTGGTAACACGCAACACGTTGAAGAGTATTTTCGAAGCGGAAGGTTATGATGTTTTCGAAGCCACCGATGGCGCGGAAATGCATCAAATCCTCTCCGAGTACGACATTAATCTGGTGATTATGGACATCAATTTACCGGGCAAAAATGGCCTGTTGCTGGCGCGTGAACTGCGCGAGCAGGCAAACGTTGCCCTGATGTTCCTGACCGGTCGCGATAACGAAGTAGATAAAATTCTCGGCCTCGAAATTGGTGCCGATGACTATATTACCAAACCGTTTAACCCTCGCGAACTGACTATCCGTGCTCGCAATCTGCTGTCGCGTACCATGAATCTCGGTAGCGTTAGTGAAGAGCGCCGCAGTGTTGAAAGCTATAAGTTCAACGGATGGGAACTGGACATCAACAGCCGCTCGCTGGTCAGCCCTGGTGGCGATCAGTACAAGCTGCCGCGCAGTGAATTTCGTGCCATGCTTCACTTCTGTGAAAATCCGGGCAAAATTCAGTCACGCGCTGAGCTGCTGAAGAAAATGACCGGTCGCGAACTGAAACCGCACGATCGTACGGTTGACGTCACGATCCGCCGTATTCGTAAACATTTCGAATCGACGCCGGATACGCCGGAAATTATCGCCACAATCCATGGTGAAGGCTATCGTTTCTGCGGCGATCTGCAGGAATAA